In uncultured Methanobrevibacter sp., the following proteins share a genomic window:
- a CDS encoding 4Fe-4S binding protein, giving the protein MELKVDQDKCLGCGVCVIACPVNASISPENAGGHGSKTTETIMMVENGFIKLFSVDKCDKCGTCQMFCPTEAIWLE; this is encoded by the coding sequence ATGGAACTTAAAGTAGATCAAGATAAATGTTTAGGTTGTGGAGTATGTGTTATCGCATGTCCAGTAAACGCTTCTATCAGCCCAGAAAACGCTGGTGGACATGGTTCCAAAACAACCGAAACTATTATGATGGTTGAAAACGGATTTATTAAATTATTCAGTGTGGACAAATGTGACAAATGTGGTACTTGCCAAATGTTCTGTCCAACTGAAGCTATATGGTTAGAATAG
- the fwdF gene encoding tungsten-dependent formylmethanofuran dehydrogenase subunit FwdF — protein MVNVKEIEGKNFNIKRSAEEDRILSFKDHVCIGCGLCEATCPVEAIALDEVAPIERKYTETYFSGHEKIAQNYALFKNDNEVKAKLCIDENKCVLCGMCSGVCPAGALDLTIGGVSIKENEAYPTLIASAEIDEDKCLFCKKCEAACPRASITIDRTLPNRADLVTGEIEVCEDDCIYCGACAELCPAEAIVVDKTTGEESIVIDKEKCVYCLVCKKACPVNAIKAVCRSCSYGEYDLDPAKAAITGNAIIDKETCIKCGWCEGVCPADAATVKQAFKGTLEIDEEKCGTCGACIDVCPCNVLSFPKSSGPGDRGTHLVKEEDYCIHCGACAKACPNGALTVTRTDIDYTPTSSKSWIAAFEALKN, from the coding sequence ATGGTTAACGTTAAAGAAATTGAAGGCAAAAACTTCAATATAAAAAGATCAGCAGAAGAAGACAGAATTTTGTCCTTTAAAGATCACGTTTGTATTGGTTGCGGCCTTTGTGAAGCAACTTGTCCTGTAGAAGCTATTGCTCTTGATGAAGTAGCTCCTATTGAACGTAAATACACAGAAACCTATTTCAGTGGTCATGAAAAGATTGCTCAAAATTATGCTCTTTTCAAAAACGACAATGAAGTCAAAGCAAAATTATGCATTGATGAAAACAAATGTGTTCTCTGTGGTATGTGTAGTGGAGTATGTCCAGCAGGCGCATTAGACCTTACTATTGGTGGCGTCTCTATTAAAGAAAATGAAGCTTATCCAACTCTCATCGCTTCAGCTGAAATCGATGAAGACAAATGTTTATTCTGTAAAAAATGTGAAGCAGCTTGTCCTAGAGCTTCCATCACTATTGACAGAACTTTACCTAACAGAGCTGACTTAGTAACTGGTGAAATCGAAGTATGTGAAGACGACTGTATTTACTGTGGCGCTTGTGCTGAATTATGTCCTGCAGAAGCTATTGTAGTAGACAAAACCACCGGTGAAGAAAGCATTGTTATTGACAAAGAAAAATGTGTATACTGTCTCGTATGTAAAAAAGCATGTCCTGTTAACGCTATTAAAGCAGTATGTAGATCCTGTTCCTACGGTGAATATGACCTCGACCCTGCTAAAGCAGCTATTACCGGTAATGCAATTATTGATAAAGAAACCTGTATTAAATGTGGATGGTGTGAAGGAGTCTGTCCTGCAGACGCAGCTACTGTAAAACAAGCATTTAAAGGTACTCTCGAAATCGATGAAGAAAAATGTGGTACCTGTGGTGCATGTATTGATGTATGTCCATGTAATGTTTTATCCTTCCCTAAATCATCTGGTCCTGGAGACAGAGGAACTCACTTAGTTAAAGAAGAAGATTACTGTATCCACTGTGGTGCATGTGCTAAAGCATGTCCTAACGGAGCATTAACCGTAACTAGAACTGACATCGATTACACCCCAACTAGTTCTAAATCTTGGATTGCAGCATTCGAAGCTTTAAAAAATTAA